The following coding sequences are from one Plasmodium coatneyi strain Hackeri chromosome 11, complete sequence window:
- a CDS encoding Guanylyl cyclase, with amino-acid sequence MKSTKRMKTEALTLMHLDGKRKYIGTGNNIYRKVVINPTSEDDLQKFCRNYFRIYNFSLYNFIRRLISLDAVIVYSLFLTVYVFSEISQGITKKFIFMDTAISMFLNIAILVVTETLYELKHLKDIKDANSQCYLRIVPKMSHFEKVTTKDIKVGDIIRVFQGDEFPADAVILYVKNNLNAMVDSFKIDGLFRKSIKYPVDKYKIDRDYLKMLSEINGFIRCELPNKNIFCFQGNFKLDKHPRSLMLSYENFALQSSILKGAEYIDAVVVYTGADTKKNLNIPQKTEESRTFCIKMNNVVYYLIFMYFFFVLLSIIIKLTLYRTREFHQKTNDTFLTVLEDFIGLYILVLPIMIYSEKSLIYIIQSLKIGASKMGENRPKNDLRMKEGPNGEKPKVFNKNKNDALGAVDLLATARNGILVKKKELFVSCAVNNVVYAKGDFVYSGGEFRLPTLNILDGERRNVAELLNLDERIFKDPENVLLPSRDLGLFLKIFQNRIAPIYNPFVDDLSMVLREKYRSYLKEEILNKSVKLTPFVKSKLNGGYNRRAGMSQFYENFKNNYNCKEVIEDAQRGEDQADKIEEFILGICGCNRVIIYNEKCLDMGMKEYKSESYNDAYVKYEKENTHEMENEKNDKHAEKADEENFHTIEYEDICLYNIVKNIGYQVYCYKNRLFFYNLKNECHEYHLICFHDFLKSNKFSMCILKDIKELDKGILYVRGYDFNILPYLSLAKNDINKIKKIIKMYTMNYLKVILICKKEIKNEDIGKYLLLKSIRNSNNSRLSFRFYDLMKMFLFNDLEVVGMIGLKNDLKEGVEETFLDLAKFDIRSWIFTNEYSKDTYLTALECNLIASNSNLFVINFFNPQENEAGECTQNVDNTDSANSTNNVQKEERDDSMDTMANALFNNFTLSLDKLNSTSYAIAINDASIKNIMSNAHAMKMFLCIAMRATVVLFCKMDNETKGKIIKKVLSLTTPRLTILGVGSNLNDAYLLKNTTISVCLNLNERVNVLYSISDYVLQEFRYIIDLLILGRLNKISLSRSFLWIIYLKITIVSLYFFHNFDNFFSGSSTSSILYTQTTFAVFHYLLIIAFSAYEIDLPYKFIRSVPYIYQFARRKYILNNTIIILTILEAMLISLISYYIMKVHVFPLISHRTFTFHIFILNFFITSEKILLLSRTWHLYFFILAVLIICFLFIYVNVYTLFDCLKIGKCELSLFHTEDCYFWLSLLPILYINFFIDKAAKFIINRIYPDIADYFRENVLKRDQKKSTKENTTEDNISGNVKDRAHGPLNPEGNANLKKFIPTPKQYSIRDNNTYYSRTKKTKFIYETFRKVIGINIKYRNQQLNLEYNTYEKRNKLKLRTIGIVLFAIFFIIFFVQAVVSKCTKSVRFSLTALTYFLILYYFFVTIWMVYIRLRNRSNSTLFFFIGKLVLIFGFILELYENVSNDIINMLVVYSFTVSYIFFLSFKILEGIIICTLVLVLTCWVYYEKNRALGSMCAKFCENPYLSLHHLEEVNISCLCKQQIVTFIICILSFTFICLSMKYYEIYYLKKKFLFRYKQKVNLTKQIEILHTMLPSFLVEYLLISDPKADGIMVGKNISGEDRGIISVIFCDIDDFQSMVSTLQPHALVETLDNLYLYFDKCIKYFNCIKIETVFESYLAASGLSEKQNDCVHKIKYDTRCAIKLAIAQLSAKYYISYKVLDGGKNNVGSDHIQHSSSYTLPVQSGEDTQYDRYTQKNISLRIGIHTGKAISGVIGSVKPQYSLFGDTVNTASRMKSTALTDHIHVSYDTYKYLEDDTSLVWKERKMFIKGKGEMRTYLLVDILDHVKKIEENSDVGFSSSTLFGKADEGMEEEHIDSGVVEDAYVGKRRAMQTSHREDDLPMQDATEKLHPKKKKQKERRIRGNAHQIDARSTLIEEILDVYERGSDSSRKDNWYYYNKADNASDSMKSNDFPTYSRAFNYRKSKYLSLDKLKLADSVRRNNLNDFESPVGLRKEIAGGTKESDEFFTSPYVEEEHQMEGIKKVRRSEAVVKKHSSEFMHQFDTPDGVIKNYIKERRNYQRKFYAPHFYLGDILKQSNELKKGEKKKKAKREEQAGKRKGTHEEGVSYNFVNGSFSSNWEYSTESEFYLYDEKLRQSKGYINFDDLFTKIYRKKRNILQGDIQHIPRQGFLFPKNNAIKGGKRKKKKLRGKGELSYDVAQNGGSKSGTRRQFFRHWKHQAERKDEDTATKICNDTFCEDARNGFPHSSDSRGEEEDQGRGFTHDAPLPRRASSCLLTKRDDHFPDAKKWKSVRNVKRENLERTARMSGGEQVEQEKDRTGCEKKHRRSVASSGGDVTQNRQAHKRRRHRFLREEVLLGAAMGSNIPSLEKEERTKRKKKKKKSRKNATRVKQRQDQENRPTKFDENDLLKKKEVNFDRVEQAGRVESSAVEIGSRVRDDNAHREAPPGRSHDSTVERGKVEKSKLQKKKMVQKKISFYSLKDERSLSSGGLGGESSCALKSNETNSGPNGGPPHSSAKKEYFFTYSPAVKKKKGVLTKVNHAFRKYFKSMDMSERGSPSGHARTGELTRGDQSLPSGGPHRSEERMKTSITTSNKNVNFAHKFDNYNKNKLLKKLTSTLEVGKKKVSIFNRFYYKFNDEELEEEYTRGYYREIINIDLTKKLIIIFIISEMIISLCNVIELSYYDHKLKVNDFIVIIWLIRCIYLFIITFIWLLLKIKLKEYKKNSSKMMWTVFILNIFLSSWCIIIMDLSCIHYSNLVGNLSTRSLFFMKDATELIICMQLIFIKNMLFKHKFFFFVFFFVFLIYSFSKLFEIHLCEIRICSSILLILFINILYFWYTEYLDRTQFLVKRKRNRMEKTSHDFLTRILPRQVLEEYQNDNLQLTYSHEKIAFLFADIVGFTRWSKTVPPKDVLKLLQKLISKIDKDTIKLGLYKLFTIGDAYVATSQPNSSITDEREAVDGILNIFKLAKLILHNINTIKIQFNKHDFNMRIGLHYGSCVGGIIGSVRIRYDMWGLDVLIANKIESNGIPGEIICSEQFKSFFLEHEPQAKLNFWYYKTIYISDKDVKLYVIEDKNYEEDYDPKTTDYETLLKLREKKAKGGPPNCMDK; translated from the exons ATGAAGAGCACAAAGAGGATGAAGACGGAGGCTCTGACGCTAATG CATTTAgacggaaaaagaaaatacatAGGCACAGGCAACAACATTTACAGAAAAGTTGTTATCAACCCAACGTCAGAAGATGACTTGCAAAAATTCTGTAGAAATTATTTtagaatatataatttctct CTATATAACTTTATCCGAAGACTGATATCGCTAGACGCGGTCATCGTATACTCGCTCTTCCTAACGGTTTATGTATTTTCCGAAATTAGCCAAGGGATAACGAAaaagtttatttttatggATACGGCCATTTCTATGTTTCTAAACATTGCCATTTTGGTGGTGACGGAAACTCTTTACGAGCTGAAGCATCTGAAGGATATAAAGGATGCGAATTCGCAGTGCTACCTGAGGATAGTGCCGAAGATGTCTCACTTTGAAAAG GTCACAACCAAAGACATAAAGGTGGGAGACATTATTAGAGTATTCCAAGGCGACGAATTTCCAGCAGATGCCGTCATCCTATACGTTAAAAACAATTTAAATGCTATGGTGgattcttttaaaattgatGGATTGTTTAGGAAGAGCATTAAGTACCCAGTGGATAAGTACAAAA TCGACAGGGATTATCTAAAAATGCTGTCAGAAATTAACGGGTTCATTAGATGCGAACTGCCTAACAAGAACATATTCTGTTTTCAGGGGAACTTCAAGTTGGACAAACACCCGAGGTCGTTGATGCTAAGCTATGAGAACTTCGCTCTGcaat CATCCATCCTGAAAGGGGCAGAATACATCGACGCAGTGGTCGTATACACCGGAGctgacacaaaaaaaaatttaaatattccccaaaaaacagaagaaagcAGAACATTCtgtataaaaatgaacaacgtAGTGTACTACTTAATTTTcatgtatttcttttttgtcctcCTGAGTATTATAATAAAGCTGACGTTATATCGCACACGTGAGTTTCACCAGAAGACGAATGATACCTTCTTAACCGTTTTGGAGGACTTCATTGGGCTATACATTTTGGTGCTTCCGATAATGATTTACTCGGAGAAGAGccttatatatatcatcCAGAGTTTGAAAATAGGTGCGTCTAAAATGGGTGAAAATAGACCTA AAAACGACCTGCGAATGAAGGAAGGCCCGAACGGTGAGAAGCCAAAGgtttttaataaaaacaaGAATGATGCACTAGGGGCTGTGGACCTGCTGGCAACAGCTCGAAATGGTATTCttgtgaagaagaaggaactgtTTGTGTCATGCGCCGTGAACAACGTTGTGTATGCCAAAGGTGACTTTGTCTATTCGGGCGGGGAGTTCCGCTTGCCCACGTTGAACATCCTGGACGGCGAAAG AAGGAACGTGGCAGAGCTTTTAAACCTGGACGAAAGAATTTTCAAGGACCCCGAGAACGTGCTCTTGCCGTCGAGGGACTTGGGGCTTTTCCTGAAAATATTCCAGAACCGCATCGCTCCCATTTACAACCCGTTCGTGGATGACTTGTCGATGGTGTTGAGGGAGAAATATAGGAGTTActtgaaggaggaaattttGAACAAGAGCGTGAAGCTCACGCCGTTCGTAAAGTCTAAACTAAATGGGGGCTACAACCGTAGGGCAGGAATGAGCC AATTTTACGAGAACTTCAAGAACAACTACAACTGCAAAGAGGTCATAGAAGACGCGCAGAGAGGGGAGGACCAGGCGGACAAAATAGAAGAGTTCATTCTTGGAATATGCGGATGTAACCGAGTCATTATCTACAACGAAAAGTGTCTAGACAtgggaatgaaggaatataaGAGTGAAAGTTACAATGACGCATATGTGAAGtatgagaaggaaaacacccatgaaatggaaaatgagaaaaatgatAAACATGCAGAAAAAGctgatgaagaaaatttccaCACGATTGAATATGAAGATATATGCTTGTATAACATTGTGAAGAATATAGGGTATCAAGTATACTGCTATAAGAacagattatttttttataatttaaaaaacgaATGCCACGAATACCATTTGATCTGTTTTCATGATTTCTTGAAGAGCAATAAATTCTCCATGTGTATTTTAAAAGACATAAAGGAGTTAGACAAAGGTATCCTCTACGTGCGTGGCTACGACTTCAACATTCTTCCCTACTTATCGCTAGCCAAAAAtgacataaataaaataaaaaaaattataaaaatgtacaccaTGAATTATTTGAAGGTTATTCTGATCTGCAAGAAGGAGATTAAAAATGAGGACATTGGAAAATATCTCCTTCTGAAGAGCATCCGGAatagcaacaacagcaggTTGTCCTTCAGATTCTACGATTTAatgaaaatgtttttatttaacgATTTAGAAGTAGTTGGGATGATTGGATTGAAGAACGActtgaaggaaggggtggagGAAACTTTTCTCGACTTGGCCAAATTTGACATCCGCTCGTGGATATTTACCAATGAGTATTCCAAGGACACTTACTTGACAGCACTAGAATGTAATTTGATTGCCTCCAATTCGAACTTATTTGtaattaacttttttaatcCACAGGAGAATGAAGCGGGGgaatgcacacaaaatgtgGACAACACGGACAGTGCGAACAGCACCAACAATGTGCAGAAGGAGGAACGTGATGACAGCATGGATACCATGGCCAATGCTCTGTTCAACAATTTTACCCTCTCCCTGGATAAACTCAACTCTACGTCTTACGCCATCGCAATAAACGACGctagtataaaaaatataatgagCAATGCGCACGCCATG aaaatgttcctttgcATAGCCATGCGAGCTACGGTCGTTTTGTTTTGCAAGATGGATAATGAGaccaagggaaaaattataaaaaaagtgctctCCCTAACTACCCCCAGATTGACCATCCTAGGGGTGGGGTCGAATCTAAATGACGCCTATCTACTGAAGAACACCACAATCAGTGTGTGTCTAAATTTGAACGAGCGGGTCAATGTGCTCTATAGCATATCGGATTACGTTCTGCAGGAGTTTAGGTACATTATCGACCTGCTTATTCTGGGACGGCTGAACAAAATTTCGCTCAG CCGGTCCTTCCTCTGGATAATATACCTAAAAATCACCATCGTCTCGCTGTACTTTTTCCACAACTTCGATAATTTCTTCTCCGGGTCGTCCACCTCGTCCATCTTGTATACCCAGACGACTTTTGCCGTTTTTCATTATTTGCTCATTATAGCATTTTCAGCGTACGAAATAGATTTGCCCTACAAGTTTATCAGGAGCGTCCCCTACATCTATCAGTTT GCCAGAAGGAAGTACATCCTAAACAACACGATAATAATTTTAACCATCCTGGAAGCCATGCTGATTTCGCTGATCTCGTACTACATCATGAAGGTGCACGTGTTCCCCCTGATATCACATCGAACATTCACCTTCCACATATTCatcctgaatttttttataacgtCAGAGAAGATTTTGCTGCTCTCCAGAACATGGCACTTGTACTTCTTCATCCTGGCAGTTCTTATCATCTGCTTCCTATTTATATACGTAAATGTGTACACCTTATTTGACTGTTTGAAAATAGGGAAGTGTGAATTGAGTCTGTTCCACACGGAGGACTGCTACTTTTGGCTGtctcttcttcccattttgtatataaaCTTTTTCATAGACAAGGCGGCCAAGTTTATCATCAACAG AATTTACCCTGACATAGCAGACTACTTCCGGGAGAACGTACTGAAGAGAGACCAGAAAAAGTCCACAAAGGAGAACACAACAGAGGATAACATAAGTGGTAATGTAAAGGACAGGGCGCATGGTCCACTCAACCCGGAAGGGAatgcaaatttgaaaaaattcatcCCGACGCCGAAGCAATATAGCATAAGAGATAACAACACGTACTACAGCAGAACGAAGAAGACCAAATTCATCTACGAGACGTTTAGAAAAGTTATAGGCATAAACATAAAGTACCGAAATCAGCAGTTAAACTTGGAATATAACACATACGAAAAGAGAAACAAGCTAAAATTGAGGACGATAGGAATTGTCttatttgccattttttttataatattttttgtacaagCGGTTGTTTCGAAATGTACGAAGAGTGTAAGATTTTCGCTAACCGCTTTGACGTATTTTTTAATCCTGTACTACTTCTTCGTGACGATTTGGATGGTTTATATAAGGCTACGGAACAGGTCCAACTCGacgctcttcttttttattggAAAATTGGTACTCATATTTGGATTCATCTTGGAGCTGTATGAGAATGTAAGTAACGACATCATCAATATGTTGGTAGTGTACTCCTTTACCGtttcgtacattttttttctttcgttcaAAATATTAGAAGGGATAATAATATGCACCCTCGTGTTGGTATTAACCTGTTGGGTGTACTACGAGAAGAACAGAGCGTTAGGTTCTATGTGTGCGAAATTTTGCGAAAATCCGTATCTGAGTTTACACCACTTGGAGGAGGTTAATATTTCATGTCTGTGCAAACAACAAATAGTGACCTTCATCATTTGCATACTAAGCTTCACCTTCATTTGCCTTTCCATGAAATATTACGAAATTTACTacctaaaaaagaagtttcTATTTAGATATAAACAGAAGGTTAATTTAACCAAGCAGATTGAAATATTGCATACAATGCTACCTAGCTTTTTGGTAGAATACCTACTCATAAGCGACCCCAAGGCCGATGGGATAATGGTTGGCAAGAATATATCTGGAGAGGATAGAGGAATAATATCCGTAATTTTCTGCGACATTGATGATTTTCAAAGTATGGTTTCGACATTGCAGCCACATGCCCTTGTAGAAACGTTAGACAATTTATACCTATATTTTGACAAGTGCATAAAGTATTTTAACTGCATTAAGATTGAGACGGTGTTTGAATCTTACCTGGCTGCCTCAGGATTGAGTGAAAAGCAGAATGACTGCGTGCACAAAATTAAGTATGACACGAGGTGCGCCATCAAGCTTGCCATCGCGCAGCTCAGCGCTAAATATTACATTTCGTATAAGGTGCTGGATGGGGGGAAGAATAACGTGGGAAGTGACCACATCCAGCATAGCAGTAGTTATACGCTGCCAGTGCAAAGCGGGGAAGATACCCAATATGATAGGTATACTCAGAAAAATATTAGCTTACGTATTGGCATACACACGGGAAAAGCTATCAGTGGCGTCATCGGGTCGGTCAAACCGCAGTATTCACTCTTTGGAGACACAGTCAACACGGCGTCTAGAATGAAGTCCACTGCACTTACAGATCATATTCACGTGTCCTACGATACGTATAAATATCTAGAGGATGACACGTCCCTGGTGTGGAAGGAGCGCAAGATGTTTATTaagggaaagggggaaatgagAACCTACTTGTTGGTCGACATTTTGGACCATGTGAAGAAAATCGAGGAGAATTCGGACGTGGGATTTTCAAGCTCCACGCTGTTTGGGAAGGCGGACGAGGGGATGGAAGAGGAACACATAGATAGTGGCGTCGTGGAAGATGCCTATGTGGGGAAACGGCGGGCGATGCAAACCTCCCACAGGGAAGATGATCTCCCCATGCAGGATGCAACGGAAAAGTTGCAcccgaaaaaaaagaagcagaaggaacgGCGGATTAGAGGAAATGCACACCAAATTGATGCCCGAAGTACACTAATTGAAGAGATACTGGATGTGTACGAAAGGGGAAGCGATTCTTCTAGGAAAGACAACTGGTACTATTACAACAAAGCAGACAACGCAAGTGACAGTATGAAAAGTAATGACTTCCCTACGTATTCAAGAGCGTTTAACTATAGGAAATCCAAGTATCTTAGTTTGGATAAGCTAAAATTAGCAGACAGCGTGCGAAGAAACAATTTAAACGACTTCGAATCGCCAGTAGGTTTAAGAAAGGAAATTGCTGGGGGGACAAAAGAGTCGgatgaattttttacatCCCCTTATGTAGAAGAGGAGCACCAGATGGAGGGTATCAAAAAGGTGAGAAGGAGTGAAGCCGTTGTGAAAAAACATTCCTCCGAGTTTATGCACCAATTTGATACACCAGATGGGGTTATAAAGAACTACATAAAGGAGAGGAGGAACTACCAGCGTAAATTTTACGCGCCCCATTTTTATCTTGGAGACATACTTAAACAATCTAATgagttaaaaaagggggagaagaagaaaaaggcaaagagggaagaacaaGCAGGTAAACGGAAGGGAACACACGAAGAGGGTGTGTCCTACAATTTTGTCAATGGAAGCTTCTCATCCAACTGGGAATACTCCACAGAATCGGAGTTCTACTTGTATGATGAGAAATTAAGGCAGAGCAAAGGGTACATAAATTTTGACGATCTGTTTACCAAAATATacaggaaaaagaggaacatcCTCCAAGGGGATATTCAGCACATTCCCAGGCAGGGATTCCTCTTCccaaaaaataatgcaataaaagggggaaaaagaaaaaaaaaaaaattgcgaggAAAGGGGGAACTCTCATACGATGTTGCACAAAATGGCGGATCAAAAAGTGGGACGCGCAGACAATTTTTTCGTCACTGGAAGCACCAAGCAGAAAGGAAGGACGAAGACACGGCTACCAAAATTTGCAATGACACTTTTTGTGAAGACGCGCGGAATGGTTTCCCTCATTCGAGCGACAgcaggggggaggaggaggatcaGGGAAGGGGTTTTACTCATGATGCCCCCCTGCCTAGACGAGCCAGCAGCTGTTTGCTAACAAAGCGGGATGATCACTTTCctgatgcaaaaaaatggaagagcgTAAGAAatgtcaaaagggaaaacttgGAACGAACGGCCCGAATGAGCGGTGGCGAACAGGTCGAACAGGAGAAAGACAGAACGGGCTGCGAAAAGAAGCACAGGAGAAGTGTTGCGTCCAGTGGTGGGGACGTTACGCAAAATAGACAGGCccataaaagaaggaggcaTAGATTCTTACGGGAGGAGGTTCTTCTGGGCGCCGCCATGGGGAGCAACATACCCTCActcgaaaaggaagaacgcacaaaaaggaaaaaaaaaaaaaaaaaatcgagaaaaaatgcaacgcGGGTGAAGCAGCGTCAGGATCAAGAGAACCGCCCAACGAAGTTCGATGAAAACGATTTgctgaaaaagaaagaggtaAATTTTGACAGGGTGGAGCAGGCAGGCCGTGTAGAATCTTCCGCTGTTGAGATCGGATCTCGGGTAAGAGACGACAATGCGCATAGGGAGGCCCCCCCAGGAAGGTCACACGATTCCACTGTGGAGCGtggaaaagttgaaaaatCAAAactgcagaagaaaaaaatggtgcaaaaaaaaataagcttTTACAGCTTGAAGGATGAGAGGAGTTTGAGCTCGGGGGGCCTCGGGGGTGAGAGCTCCTGCGCTTTGAAGTCGAACGAGACGAACAGCGGTCCGAACGGGGGACCACCACACAGTTCCGCAAAGAAGGAGTACTTTTTCACCTATAGCCCCGCGgttaagaagaagaagggtgTGTTAACAAAGGTGAATCATGCGTTTAGAAAGTACTTCAAAAGCATGGACATGAGTGAGCGAGGGAGTCCGTCTGGGCATGCGCGCACAGGGGAGTTGACTAGAGGAGACCAGTCATTACCCAGTGGGGGTCCACATAGGAGTGAAGAACGGATGAAGACAAGCATAACTACAAGCAACAAGAATGTCAACTTCGCCCACAAGTTTgacaactataataaaaataagcttctaaaaaaattgacatcTACCCTtgaagtggggaaaaaaaaagtgagcatTTTTAACAGGTTTTATTACAAATTTAATGATGAAGAGTTGGAAGAAGAATACACACGAGGGTACTACCGAGAAATAATTAACATTGACTTGACTAAAAaactaataataatatttatcATATCGGAAATGATCATAAGTTTATGTAACGTGATAGAATTATCCTACTATGATCACAAGCTGAAAGTAAACGATTTTATTGTAATAATTTGGCTAATAAGATGTATTTACCTATTTATAATAACATTCATATGGTTGTTACTGAAAATTAAGTTGAAGGAATATAAGAAGAATTCTAGCAAGATGATGTGGacggtttttattttaaacattttccTCTCCTCATGGTGTATTATCATTATGGACCTGTCGTGTATCCATTATAGTAACCTTGTTGGAAATTTGAGCACGAGATCTTTATTCTTTATGAAAGACGCAACTGAACTGATCATTTGCATGCAGTTGATATTTATTAAGAATatgttatttaaacataagttttttttttttgtgttttttttcgtttttctgatttattctttttcgaAATTGTTTGAAATACATTTGTGTGAAATAAGAATATGCTCCAGCATCCTCCTAATTCTTTTCATcaacattttatatttttggtaCACTGAATATTTAGACAGGACCCAATTTTTAGttaagaggaaaaggaaccgGATGGAGAAAACGTCACATGACTTTTTAACTAGGATATTGCCGAGACAAGTTTTGGAAGAATACCAAAATGATAATTTACAGTTAACCTACAGTCATGAAAAAATCGCTTTTCTATTTGCCGACATTGTAGGGTTCACGAGGTGGAGCAAAACTGTTCCTCCGAAGGATGTGttaaaattattacaaaaattaatatCCAAGATAGACAAGGATACTATAAAATTGGGACTGTACAAACTTTTCACCATTGGGGATGCCTACGTTGCCACTAGCCAACCCAACTCTTCCATCACAGATGAGCGTGAAGCTGTCGATGGGATattgaacatttttaagcTAGCTAAACTGATTCTACATAATATTAACACTATTAAAATTCAGTTTAACAAGCACGATTTTAACATGAGGATCGGTTTGCACTACGGATCCTGCGTGGGGGGCATCATCGGGTCGGTCAGAATTAGGTACGACATGTGGGGCCTGGATGTTCTCATAGCTAACAAGATAGAATCGAATGGAATTCCTGGCGAAATTATCTGCTCCGAGCAGTTCAAGAGCTTCTTCCTGGAGCATGAGCCGCAAGC GAAACTCAACTTTTGGTACTACAAAACAATCTACATAAGCGACAAAGATGTGAAGCTGTACGTCATAGAGGACAAGAACTATGAGGAGGACTATGACCCTAAGACGACCGACTATGAGACGTTGTTAAAACTGCGcgagaaaaaggcaaaaggtGGGCCACCCAACTGCATGGATAAATGA
- a CDS encoding KIR protein has product MEIEKGPPLDGKPWDFFYYWLVNEIRTLKDQDFMDIMRKIYDKLQGEKRKQKFNDMYDNIGEDVFDNSMQLFNYDYNVSAIAKLPKCSSYLSDGNYIKYHSKAQKAYIWLCEKCVENNSDDKYCMEFKKSNGNCETKQNLPQLECKGVQAPETLTMEEEDDSDELPSKERYDNFDRGAGSTTGGGIWNKETEIRAHLENELNKYDRIKKHAGNITKAWCYVTNGANEEGDYAGEVRRKEVSGPVYDLFYFWLGDKVWNNLGRDNTFSEVTDKIYRALKEKLLSEYRCGTIYTDITQEYFKQMKILSNYQMDESTITEEPKGEGELCSARYEDYLQKVQYAYEIIQKECVAHKKSQVV; this is encoded by the exons atggaaatagAGAAAGGACCACCACTCGACGGTAAACCTTGggacttcttttattattggttagttAATGAAATAAGAACATTAAAGGACCAGGATTTTATGGATAtaatgaggaaaatttaCGACAAGttacaaggggaaaaacgcaAGCAGAAGTTCAATGATATGTACGATAATATTGGCGAGGACGTTTTCGATAATAGTATGCAACTATTCAATTATGACTATAATGTTAGTGCTATAGCGAAACTTCCGAAGTGCAGTAGTTATTTATCAGATGGgaattatattaaatacCACAGTAAAGCTcaaaaagcatatatatggtTATGTGAGAAATGTGTGGAAAATAATAGTGATGATAAGTACTGTATGGAATTCAAGAAAAGCAACGGAAACTGTGAGACTAAGCAGAATTTACCACAATTAGAGTGCAAAGGAGTACAGGCACCGGAAACCTTAACAATGGAAGAA GAAGATGATTCAGAtgaattaccttcaaaagAAAGGTACGATAATTTTGACAGAGGGGCAGGAAGTACCACAGGAGGTGGAATTTGGAATAAGGAGACAGAAATAAGGGCTCATTTAGAGAATGAATTAAACAAGTATGATCGTATTAAGAAACATGCCGGTAACATCACAAAAGCTTGGTGTTATGTAACTAATGGTGCGAACGAAGAGGGGGACTACGCAGGAGaagtaaggaggaaggaagtgagtGGTCCTGTATATGacctgttttatttttggctgGGAGATAAAGTATGGAACAATTTGGGCAGGGATAATACCTTCTCAGAAGTTACGGATAAAATTTATCGTGCACTGAAGGAGAAGTTGCTTTCTGAATATAGGTGTGGAACTATATATACTGATATTACTCAAGAGTATttcaaacaaatgaaaatactGTCCAATTATCAGATGGATGAAAGTACTATAACTGAGGAACCAAAAGGTGAAGGGGAACTTTGTTCTGCACGATATGAAGATTACCTACAGAAAGTACAATATGCCTATGAAATTATACAGAAGGAATGTGTAGCACACAAAAAATCACAAGTGgtgtaa